Proteins co-encoded in one Melioribacteraceae bacterium genomic window:
- a CDS encoding FecR domain-containing protein, translating into MEKKNLTLLIEKYRNGKCSAEEKMMLEKYLDSFQKSESGWNENNMGNIQEAEERILAGVMNRISSAKRINLYSLANSNTLLKIAASIVLLVGAFSLFLYLNGGFSSSSSNITWNEKITNTGEKSILTFLDGTKITLNAGSKVRYPSNSDREIREIYLEGEAYFDVAKDPSRPFIVYSQNIATTVFGTSFNVQAFPDENEIMISLVEGNVKVSRTNNNITEDLVYLKPEQQLTYSRKDDISRIEIFDLQESVGWKDNIIKFNDEPLLKAFTKLERFYGVKFELDNQSKANLKITANFKDDSFKTVAEVIKKLTGLKYKTVTEKNNVIKRIVFY; encoded by the coding sequence ATGGAAAAGAAGAACCTGACACTTCTGATTGAAAAATACCGGAACGGTAAATGCTCGGCTGAAGAGAAAATGATGCTTGAGAAATATCTGGACTCCTTTCAAAAAAGTGAAAGCGGCTGGAACGAAAATAATATGGGCAATATTCAGGAGGCCGAGGAGAGGATCTTGGCCGGTGTAATGAATAGAATCAGTTCAGCTAAACGCATCAATCTCTATTCACTCGCGAATTCAAACACACTTCTAAAAATTGCCGCTTCCATCGTTTTACTGGTCGGTGCGTTCAGTCTCTTTCTCTATCTGAACGGCGGTTTCTCTTCATCATCTTCAAATATTACCTGGAATGAAAAAATTACTAATACTGGCGAAAAATCGATCCTTACATTTCTTGACGGAACCAAGATAACTCTTAATGCCGGAAGTAAAGTAAGGTATCCCTCAAATAGCGACAGGGAGATTAGAGAAATTTATCTTGAAGGCGAAGCCTATTTCGATGTAGCTAAGGATCCTTCAAGGCCTTTCATTGTTTATTCCCAAAATATTGCGACTACTGTTTTCGGCACTTCATTCAATGTTCAGGCATTCCCGGACGAAAATGAAATTATGATCTCCCTGGTAGAGGGTAATGTTAAGGTCTCCAGAACCAATAATAACATTACGGAAGATCTCGTCTATTTAAAACCGGAACAGCAGTTAACCTACTCAAGAAAAGATGATATAAGCAGGATTGAAATTTTCGACCTCCAGGAATCGGTAGGCTGGAAGGACAACATTATTAAATTCAATGACGAACCTCTGTTAAAAGCTTTTACAAAATTGGAGAGATTCTACGGTGTTAAATTTGAACTCGATAATCAGTCTAAAGCAAATCTGAAAATAACAGCTAATTTTAAAGACGACTCCTTTAAAACAGTTGCCGAAGTAATAAAGAAATTGACAGGCCTTAAATACAAAACGGTTACCGAAAAAAATAATGTTATTAAGCGGATCGTTTTTTATTAA
- a CDS encoding TonB-dependent receptor: MKNNILRIVKMTALYSFWGILLQTLFIGFLFASSPAEGQNLKDVKVTVKAVNVTFQEALVILEQKTDFNFNFVREEIPLKENVTLSVTDESLYNILEVFAQDYGLIFNRINNQITIKKAEGWEKDKIISTVENGSIRGKVTDANTKEPLIGANIFIKNTSIGVTTGIKGDYLIENLKPGEYTIVIKYVGFSTQQEIVTISSNKTVELNFSLISSLVNLDEIVVAGSLSKREIRAVANPITTVTSNEIVYRNSTWLPAVLEAIPGVQLTFGAESELSAHNIMSYISMRGGIPASSSLVKFYIDGIEVSDVTYLELLTPNMIDRIDVLKGPMASTLYGSGSAGGVILITTKKSTSSKTVVNFRSMLTSTSSDYLTDIPLKQDYSLNFSGGSENFGYLIGVSNNRIPYSHYPVTNAIDDIKWSYDANLNGKIENVVANLKFQVVRSEYGSYIDPSRDKYLLSKGISLAPVSFNDLKTKTKGLLGSLHLSQVISDDWYHDLTAGYITNNSDENSNTLISGGYRNNLNSYNKYNLRYFSNFKFPLSTDISIDITGGLEYTYTTITTGYNIFKTPYKDYLDQQPVSGSKLVVPTTTTGIFGEVVWGFFNDLFLTTGLRLENNSGYGENVGSYPQPRIGLTYNFAFDRINMKPRFSWGVSSNPLPPDYAIGKNMNFLIQLPNPELKPQRQSGFEIGADIYYGENIVLNATYYNQKVEDLVSFNLVDNPNTPQLEAQYQNTAAVDNSGFELSGKLVYEQFTLDLSYSSAKTLWGKGTKPIPGAPFVKEGEIFPYLPDGSFFVRLSYQIPAILNWSKKGGSISLEYRYNGSTLNPDYLEYYRALSKWTPPTPYPNQNSYFKLFDGYSKINLRANYYTADFLNLFFDVYNLTNNQEPACGSVYPFPGRSVSFGINISY; encoded by the coding sequence ATGAAAAATAATATTCTGCGGATAGTTAAAATGACGGCACTCTATTCTTTCTGGGGGATTCTGCTTCAAACACTATTCATCGGATTTCTCTTTGCTTCTTCTCCGGCTGAAGGCCAGAATCTTAAAGATGTTAAAGTAACAGTAAAAGCTGTTAATGTTACTTTCCAGGAAGCACTTGTTATACTTGAACAGAAAACAGATTTTAATTTCAATTTTGTCAGGGAGGAAATTCCTTTAAAAGAAAATGTTACACTAAGTGTTACAGATGAATCCCTCTATAATATTCTCGAAGTTTTTGCTCAGGATTACGGTTTAATTTTTAACAGAATTAACAACCAGATTACTATTAAAAAAGCTGAAGGATGGGAAAAAGATAAAATAATCTCTACAGTAGAAAATGGTTCAATTAGGGGAAAAGTTACAGATGCTAATACTAAGGAACCACTGATTGGAGCGAATATTTTTATAAAGAATACAAGTATTGGAGTCACGACAGGAATTAAGGGGGATTACTTAATTGAAAATTTAAAACCAGGAGAATATACAATAGTTATTAAATATGTCGGTTTTTCTACTCAACAAGAAATTGTTACCATAAGCTCCAATAAGACTGTTGAGTTGAACTTCTCTTTAATATCTTCTTTGGTTAATCTTGACGAAATAGTAGTTGCCGGTTCATTAAGCAAAAGAGAAATTCGTGCAGTTGCAAACCCAATTACAACTGTTACCTCAAATGAAATTGTTTATCGAAATTCAACATGGTTGCCAGCGGTACTTGAAGCTATTCCTGGTGTCCAATTAACCTTTGGAGCAGAATCAGAATTAAGTGCACATAATATTATGAGTTATATTTCAATGCGTGGTGGAATTCCAGCATCATCTAGTTTAGTTAAGTTTTATATTGATGGTATTGAAGTGTCGGACGTAACATACTTAGAATTGTTGACTCCTAACATGATTGATAGAATTGATGTGCTTAAAGGACCAATGGCTTCAACACTTTATGGTTCGGGTTCAGCAGGCGGTGTAATTCTGATTACTACAAAAAAATCAACAAGTTCTAAAACAGTTGTTAATTTTCGAAGTATGTTAACATCAACTTCAAGTGATTATTTAACAGACATCCCATTGAAGCAGGATTACAGTTTAAATTTTTCAGGTGGATCAGAAAATTTTGGTTATCTCATTGGAGTCTCAAATAATCGAATTCCTTATTCACATTACCCGGTTACTAATGCAATTGATGATATTAAGTGGAGTTATGATGCAAATTTAAATGGAAAGATTGAAAACGTTGTTGCTAACTTGAAATTCCAGGTTGTACGAAGCGAATATGGCTCATATATCGACCCATCCAGGGACAAATATCTTTTATCAAAAGGGATATCACTAGCACCCGTATCATTCAATGACTTAAAAACGAAAACTAAAGGATTATTAGGCAGCCTTCATTTATCTCAAGTTATCTCTGACGATTGGTATCATGATTTAACTGCAGGGTATATTACAAATAATTCTGATGAAAACTCAAATACTCTTATCAGTGGCGGTTATCGGAACAATTTGAATTCTTATAATAAATACAATCTAAGATACTTCTCTAATTTTAAGTTCCCTTTAAGTACTGATATTAGCATTGATATAACAGGTGGTCTTGAGTACACATATACAACCATTACTACGGGTTATAATATTTTTAAAACTCCTTATAAAGATTACTTAGACCAACAACCAGTTTCCGGAAGTAAATTAGTTGTCCCTACTACAACAACGGGAATTTTTGGGGAGGTTGTCTGGGGATTCTTTAATGACTTATTCTTAACAACTGGTCTTAGATTGGAAAACAATTCTGGTTACGGAGAGAATGTTGGTTCATATCCGCAGCCAAGAATTGGATTAACATATAATTTTGCCTTCGATAGAATTAATATGAAACCAAGATTTTCTTGGGGTGTTTCTTCAAATCCCTTGCCGCCAGACTATGCAATAGGAAAGAATATGAATTTTCTTATACAACTACCCAATCCGGAACTAAAACCACAGAGACAATCTGGATTTGAAATTGGCGCTGATATCTATTACGGAGAAAATATTGTTTTAAATGCAACTTATTATAATCAAAAAGTTGAAGATTTGGTTTCGTTTAACCTGGTTGATAATCCAAATACACCTCAACTTGAAGCTCAATATCAAAACACAGCCGCTGTTGATAATAGTGGTTTCGAGTTATCAGGTAAACTTGTTTATGAACAATTTACTCTTGACTTATCTTATTCCTCGGCAAAAACCTTATGGGGTAAAGGAACAAAACCAATTCCTGGGGCTCCTTTCGTAAAAGAAGGGGAGATTTTTCCATATTTGCCCGATGGATCATTCTTTGTAAGATTATCTTATCAAATTCCAGCAATACTTAACTGGTCGAAAAAGGGTGGAAGCATCAGTCTGGAATACAGATATAATGGTAGCACACTCAATCCGGATTACTTAGAATATTATCGAGCGTTAAGTAAATGGACTCCACCTACTCCTTACCCAAATCAGAATTCCTATTTCAAACTATTTGATGGATATTCGAAAATTAATCTTCGTGCAAATTATTATACCGCTGATTTCTTAAATCTATTCTTTGATGTCTATAATCTGACCAATAATCAAGAACCAGCTTGTGGAAGTGTATATCCTTTCCCTGGTCGAAGTGTAAGTTTTGGTATAAATATTTCCTACTAA
- a CDS encoding FecR domain-containing protein, with product MNEEKFYELAARVLSGEASFDERDELNNLLKDENFKEKFNLIRKNWNGDNLPEGKTFFRVEEGWQKLTGKIRKYEPGIETEPEGLPVWPMFLKSRYAQVMASILIVVLAGYWLLSLTGVVSNEETITWNSKSTVSGQISIITLFDGTRITLNSESRLKYPGKFGTASREIFLEGEAYFEVKSDPLRPFKVHSDNVSTEVLGTKFNVKAYREESEIKISLVEGKVKVNNEFKSLNKEPVYLKPNEQLSFNKSNGIVTLDKFALLQTIGWKDNILVFDNEPLAKVLIALRRSFGVQFELEDTTFNRLKIKANFENESFWTIIKVIRNATNLEYRTVSKNDELQKIIFYNK from the coding sequence ATGAACGAAGAAAAATTTTATGAATTAGCCGCCAGGGTCCTATCTGGTGAAGCTTCTTTTGATGAACGCGATGAATTGAATAACCTTTTGAAGGATGAAAACTTTAAAGAAAAATTCAATCTGATAAGAAAAAACTGGAACGGTGATAACTTACCGGAAGGAAAAACTTTTTTCAGGGTAGAAGAGGGCTGGCAGAAACTTACAGGAAAAATCCGTAAATACGAACCCGGTATCGAAACTGAACCGGAAGGCCTTCCGGTCTGGCCAATGTTCCTTAAGAGCAGGTATGCTCAGGTAATGGCCTCAATACTCATCGTGGTTCTCGCAGGCTACTGGCTCCTCTCTCTTACCGGAGTTGTTTCGAACGAAGAAACAATAACATGGAACAGCAAATCGACCGTATCCGGGCAGATCTCTATAATCACGCTTTTCGACGGTACGCGTATTACTCTTAATTCCGAAAGCAGACTTAAATACCCCGGTAAATTCGGTACTGCATCGCGGGAAATTTTCCTCGAAGGGGAAGCATACTTCGAAGTTAAGTCCGATCCTTTACGCCCATTTAAAGTTCACTCCGATAATGTCTCCACTGAAGTGCTCGGTACAAAATTCAACGTGAAAGCCTACAGGGAGGAAAGTGAAATAAAGATTTCGCTAGTGGAGGGAAAAGTAAAAGTTAATAATGAATTTAAGAGTTTGAATAAAGAACCTGTCTATTTAAAACCGAACGAACAGCTCAGTTTCAACAAGTCGAACGGAATTGTTACTCTCGATAAATTCGCGTTGCTTCAAACTATAGGGTGGAAGGATAATATCCTCGTTTTCGACAACGAACCTCTCGCCAAAGTTCTGATTGCCCTCCGGCGTTCTTTCGGTGTCCAGTTTGAACTGGAAGACACCACTTTTAACAGGTTAAAGATCAAAGCCAATTTTGAGAATGAATCCTTCTGGACAATTATTAAAGTAATCAGGAATGCAACTAATCTTGAATATAGGACAGTAAGTAAAAATGACGAGCTGCAGAAGATCATATTTTACAACAAATAA
- the dsbD gene encoding protein-disulfide reductase DsbD — translation MTLKNLLVNSFSLLLLSSVLLFSQPQVVSVSLDKNILKAQAGSSLKVVLNAKIDNTWHINSNKPNDEFLIPSVIAVKGNGLKLSSVKYPVAHDISLSFSDTPVSVYEGDVKFELTIAVDKSAAPGKQNVEVKLNYQACNDQSCLPPTSVKADLELEILPAANAAVEEPRVIDQTEEPVQSIEPPVTQKVEETILPQEEIKKEEDSLASTLESSGIFLSLFFVFLGGLALNLTPCVYPLIPITIGYFGGQAEGKTSRLFLLGILYVLGMALTYSVIGVITSLSGAVFGTLLQNPFVIAGIALLFIVLALSQFGVYEFKLPDKLVMKAGGAKGGVMGAFFMGLTMGIVAAPCIGPFVLGLVTYVAAKGDPFYGFLMFFVLALGLGFPYLLLALFSGKIKKLPRAGDWMEGVKHIFGFLLLGMAFFFVDPILPKSIQGYALPVFGIIAAVILLFVDKTANQIKGFRIFKTVFSVIVLAVSIWALIPSEKLSPEWQQFSIASYEESLKNNEAMLIDFYADWCIPCKELDALTFSDPRVIKELESYTSYKVDMTQMTEANEELRKKFNVIGMPTVLIINSKGEEVHRLTGFVNADEFLKLLTD, via the coding sequence ATGACGTTAAAGAATCTTCTTGTTAATTCATTTTCCTTACTTTTACTCTCATCTGTTCTTCTCTTCTCCCAGCCCCAGGTTGTAAGTGTAAGTCTGGATAAAAATATATTAAAAGCTCAGGCCGGTTCAAGTTTAAAAGTGGTACTCAATGCTAAGATTGATAATACATGGCATATCAATTCTAATAAACCGAACGATGAGTTCCTTATCCCCAGTGTAATAGCCGTAAAAGGGAATGGACTAAAACTCTCATCCGTGAAATACCCGGTTGCTCATGATATCAGCTTATCATTCTCCGATACTCCGGTCTCTGTCTACGAAGGTGACGTAAAATTCGAGCTTACTATTGCCGTCGATAAATCAGCCGCTCCCGGCAAACAGAATGTCGAAGTCAAGCTCAATTACCAGGCATGCAACGACCAGTCCTGTCTTCCTCCTACTTCTGTAAAAGCGGATCTGGAACTTGAGATCCTTCCCGCTGCAAATGCCGCAGTAGAGGAGCCGAGAGTAATCGACCAGACTGAAGAACCTGTTCAGTCTATTGAACCGCCGGTTACTCAGAAAGTAGAAGAAACTATTCTTCCTCAGGAAGAAATTAAAAAGGAGGAGGATTCTCTCGCCTCTACACTCGAATCGAGCGGAATTTTCTTAAGTCTCTTCTTCGTATTCCTCGGCGGGCTCGCATTAAATCTTACGCCGTGCGTCTATCCGCTAATCCCGATTACCATCGGTTATTTCGGCGGGCAGGCGGAAGGGAAAACGAGCCGTCTTTTTCTCCTCGGAATTCTCTACGTTCTCGGTATGGCGCTTACATATTCTGTTATCGGTGTAATAACTTCCCTAAGCGGTGCGGTATTCGGAACATTGCTTCAGAATCCGTTTGTAATTGCCGGTATTGCGCTCCTCTTTATCGTACTCGCGTTAAGTCAGTTCGGCGTTTATGAATTTAAACTCCCCGATAAACTCGTTATGAAAGCCGGCGGTGCTAAAGGCGGTGTAATGGGCGCTTTCTTTATGGGTCTAACAATGGGAATTGTTGCCGCCCCCTGCATCGGACCGTTCGTTCTCGGATTGGTTACATACGTTGCCGCTAAAGGAGATCCGTTCTACGGATTCCTTATGTTCTTTGTACTCGCGCTCGGACTTGGATTTCCGTACCTGCTTCTGGCACTCTTCAGCGGTAAGATTAAGAAATTACCACGCGCAGGCGACTGGATGGAAGGCGTTAAACATATCTTCGGTTTCCTTCTGCTTGGTATGGCGTTCTTCTTCGTCGATCCGATTCTCCCGAAATCTATTCAGGGCTATGCTTTGCCAGTCTTCGGAATTATTGCCGCCGTTATTCTCTTATTCGTCGATAAGACCGCTAATCAAATAAAGGGATTTAGAATATTCAAAACAGTTTTCTCTGTAATAGTTCTTGCAGTTTCTATCTGGGCTTTAATTCCTTCAGAGAAACTCTCCCCGGAATGGCAGCAGTTCAGCATCGCTTCCTATGAAGAATCTTTGAAGAACAACGAAGCAATGCTTATTGATTTTTACGCCGACTGGTGTATTCCATGTAAAGAACTGGATGCTTTAACATTCTCCGATCCGCGGGTCATAAAAGAATTGGAAAGCTACACTTCATATAAAGTGGATATGACTCAGATGACGGAAGCTAACGAGGAGCTCCGCAAGAAATTTAATGTTATCGGTATGCCAACAGTTCTTATTATTAACTCAAAGGGCGAAGAGGTTCACCGGCTCACCGGATTTGTTAATGCCGATGAATTCCTCAAATTGCTAACCGATTAA
- a CDS encoding RNA polymerase sigma-70 factor, whose amino-acid sequence MIPDSIIDLTDSGLFNLVKKGDAVAFKELFKRYWSKLYIYSFNILNEKDLCEDIVQEIFTDLWLRRDEIQIDDLRNFLYQSVRNQIFKHFRRSRYKSELINQLNLFLDETGIEENYDLRELREKIDLTVSKLPEQRRMIFHLSRNEELSNKEISEKLNISLQTVKNQITKALKFLRKSINNLNSLL is encoded by the coding sequence ATGATACCCGACAGCATAATTGATCTAACCGATTCCGGCCTCTTTAACCTTGTTAAAAAAGGCGATGCTGTTGCATTTAAAGAACTCTTCAAACGCTACTGGTCCAAACTCTATATCTACTCTTTCAATATCCTTAATGAAAAAGACCTGTGCGAGGATATTGTCCAGGAGATCTTTACCGACCTCTGGCTAAGACGAGATGAAATTCAAATCGATGACCTCCGGAATTTTCTCTATCAGTCCGTGCGCAACCAGATATTCAAACATTTCCGAAGAAGCCGATATAAATCCGAATTGATTAATCAGTTAAATCTCTTCCTTGATGAAACCGGAATTGAAGAGAACTACGATCTCCGCGAACTCCGGGAAAAAATTGATCTTACAGTTTCTAAACTCCCCGAACAGCGGAGGATGATTTTCCATTTAAGCCGGAACGAAGAACTTTCTAATAAGGAAATTTCAGAAAAGCTGAATATTTCACTTCAGACGGTCAAGAATCAAATAACAAAAGCCCTCAAATTCCTCCGGAAATCAATCAATAACCTCAATTCTCTCCTCTGA
- a CDS encoding TlpA disulfide reductase family protein, with protein sequence MKSRNFLLIIFFSFYSIVCAQNATLFQYTPLKPFAKEKIEIRFNTIGTSFANADALEAEAMFFSNKFDSLKTISLAKDGKGWKGYFIPDPKTSLIAMKFISGNIEESNGGRGYIIVLNDKKGRPVINSFVSKALLFTSIGALVGIDVDVKQANNIFEDTFKKYPLLKSEYLNDYLTTLSAVIQNKEELENKIKSELIVIEKKKHLSEEETYVLSTWYAKINDTAKTNYFTIKALREYPNGRVAANISLSNISIEKNFNNKLLLIEKYLNEFANAENYEGSLNQIFFGILGQNNIKDAVVLLSRFPNTFNPSHYVNLASSMVRSNYNADSTLIWINASVLLAGNELKTPKYRKPKIFSDFLWLKMRESTYAVALQTYAEYLGKNNQIAAAIETYERSFNYLYSKWLVPQFFLEYYKLLTKEKMHDKALQQIIHFMEQGLVNDEIKELLKQNYIGKNGNESGFPEFLDSTLNMFKKKIFQKLEKEILNQPAPLFTLLDLDGKVVSLKDYFGKIVVLDFWATWCGPCIASFPAMKIALEKYEKNGDVKFLFINTQETVEKKSEYVKEFMSKKNLSFHVLIDESNDVMSKYKVIGVPTKFVIDKKGTIRFKSTGYFSKPDEFVEEIGAMINIASKY encoded by the coding sequence ATGAAAAGTCGGAACTTCTTATTAATAATTTTCTTTTCTTTCTATTCAATTGTTTGTGCACAAAATGCAACATTATTTCAATATACTCCGTTAAAACCTTTTGCAAAAGAAAAAATAGAAATCAGATTTAATACCATTGGGACTAGTTTTGCAAATGCAGACGCGTTAGAGGCCGAAGCGATGTTTTTTAGCAATAAGTTCGATAGTCTAAAAACGATTAGTCTTGCTAAGGATGGAAAAGGATGGAAAGGTTATTTTATACCAGATCCAAAAACATCTCTGATTGCTATGAAATTTATATCTGGTAATATTGAAGAATCGAACGGTGGGCGAGGATATATAATTGTTTTGAATGATAAAAAAGGTCGTCCCGTAATAAATTCATTTGTATCAAAAGCTTTGTTGTTTACATCAATCGGAGCCCTGGTTGGCATTGATGTAGATGTAAAACAAGCCAATAATATTTTCGAGGATACATTTAAAAAGTATCCATTGTTAAAATCTGAATATCTTAATGATTATTTAACAACATTAAGTGCAGTAATTCAAAATAAAGAAGAACTCGAAAACAAAATAAAAAGTGAATTAATCGTAATTGAAAAAAAGAAACATTTATCAGAAGAAGAAACATATGTCTTATCGACATGGTATGCCAAAATAAACGATACAGCCAAAACAAATTATTTCACAATCAAAGCATTGCGAGAATATCCTAATGGAAGAGTAGCTGCCAATATCTCATTGTCTAATATTAGCATTGAAAAGAATTTTAACAATAAACTTCTTCTCATTGAAAAATATTTAAATGAATTTGCAAATGCTGAAAACTATGAAGGTTCATTAAATCAAATCTTTTTTGGGATTCTTGGCCAAAATAATATTAAAGATGCTGTTGTGTTACTATCAAGATTTCCGAATACATTTAATCCGTCACACTACGTCAATTTAGCATCTTCTATGGTACGTTCAAATTATAATGCCGATTCAACATTAATATGGATTAATGCAAGCGTTCTACTCGCCGGGAATGAATTAAAAACACCAAAATATCGAAAACCGAAAATATTTTCGGATTTTCTCTGGTTAAAGATGAGAGAAAGCACTTATGCTGTTGCGTTGCAAACTTATGCGGAATATCTAGGAAAAAATAATCAAATTGCTGCTGCAATAGAGACTTATGAAAGATCTTTTAATTATCTCTATTCAAAATGGCTGGTTCCTCAATTCTTTTTAGAATATTACAAATTATTGACAAAAGAAAAAATGCATGATAAGGCACTACAACAAATCATCCACTTTATGGAACAGGGCTTGGTAAATGATGAAATAAAAGAATTGTTAAAACAAAATTATATTGGGAAAAATGGAAATGAATCGGGATTCCCGGAATTTCTGGACTCGACACTAAATATGTTCAAAAAGAAAATATTTCAAAAGTTAGAAAAAGAAATACTTAATCAACCTGCACCTCTGTTCACTTTATTAGATTTGGACGGTAAAGTAGTTTCATTAAAAGACTATTTTGGCAAGATTGTTGTGTTAGATTTCTGGGCAACATGGTGTGGACCGTGTATAGCATCTTTCCCGGCAATGAAAATCGCACTTGAAAAGTATGAAAAAAATGGAGACGTGAAATTCTTATTTATTAATACTCAAGAAACAGTCGAGAAAAAATCAGAATACGTAAAAGAATTTATGTCAAAAAAGAATTTATCATTTCATGTATTAATAGATGAGAGTAATGATGTTATGTCAAAATATAAGGTTATTGGTGTTCCAACTAAATTTGTAATTGATAAAAAAGGTACAATTAGATTTAAAAGTACAGGATACTTTAGTAAGCCCGACGAATTCGTTGAAGAAATAGGTGCCATGATTAATATTGCAAGCAAATACTAG
- a CDS encoding RNA polymerase sigma-70 factor, protein MIFRKQKTDEELLLLISRDDHKALEILFNRYYQALCFFSNRFLNNKYLVEEAVSDVFLNIWLKRGRIQITSSIKAYLYTAVRNQSINYLKKKDYNFEDLEVVDKEKVIASLSPDHFIYHEELKNEIEKIILNIPEKRQIIFRMNRIDGLSYKEIAEVLSISVNTVQNQMGHAVKYLAEHLPRIKKFFILLLASLLR, encoded by the coding sequence ATGATTTTCCGTAAACAAAAAACAGATGAAGAGCTGTTGCTTCTTATAAGCCGGGATGATCACAAGGCGCTTGAAATCCTTTTTAACAGGTATTATCAGGCACTCTGCTTCTTTTCCAACCGTTTCCTTAATAATAAATACCTGGTTGAAGAAGCCGTCTCCGATGTATTCCTCAATATCTGGCTTAAAAGGGGAAGGATTCAGATTACATCGAGTATTAAAGCCTACCTCTATACAGCAGTCAGAAATCAGTCAATTAATTATCTCAAAAAGAAAGATTACAACTTCGAGGATCTCGAGGTTGTGGATAAAGAAAAGGTTATTGCTAGTCTCTCCCCCGATCATTTTATCTATCATGAAGAACTTAAAAACGAAATCGAAAAAATAATCCTCAACATTCCGGAAAAAAGACAAATCATTTTCAGGATGAACAGGATTGACGGACTGAGCTACAAGGAAATTGCCGAAGTCCTTTCAATTTCTGTCAACACTGTTCAGAATCAGATGGGGCACGCCGTTAAATACCTTGCAGAACATCTCCCCAGAATCAAAAAATTTTTTATCCTCCTTCTTGCTTCTTTACTCCGTTAA